In Zingiber officinale cultivar Zhangliang chromosome 8B, Zo_v1.1, whole genome shotgun sequence, a single genomic region encodes these proteins:
- the LOC122013908 gene encoding verprolin-like, translating into MPHIIIPSRFPFDASEGFGFINLKDCPLSPSHHSCCFRLFHFSLCFLLSLPVACELFFSSSSFPHNLLMAEEAAMFRAYSRESSRMPSHILKVVGEEVAKSLAAPSTTSSHNTAEDPSESSTPLLLSAAPPETGPTTLEPIEEEQAPSPPPNKCLCLQRKRKRVAPLVQSSPLPPLGETSSKAPKVQAQTTRVPTQESPRVAEVPTPTPVWVLALEQTGPSTGDQPGISATPSTLPAAPSPSAARTRAWSQRSEYDFTASLRLPFVAGLDPVGASTEASGIPVHGRIQLHDALATFWRSANEQFWGGS; encoded by the exons ATGCCTCACATCATCATTCCTTCCCGCTTCCCTTTCGATGCTTCCGAGGGTTTTGGATTTATAAACCTTAAAGACTGTCCGTTGTCACCTTCTCACCATTCGTGCTGCTTTCGACTCTTCCACTTCTCCTTGTGCTTCCTGCTAAGTCTTCCTGTTGCTTGCGagctcttcttctcctcctcttcattcCCCCACAATCTCCTCATGGCTGAAG AGGCTGCTATGTTCCGGGCTTACTCTCGTGAATCGAGCAGGATGCCCAGCCACATTTTGAAGGTTGTGGGCGAGGAGGTTGCGAAAAGCCTGGCTGCTCCCTCAACCACCTCCTCTCATAACACAGCGGAGGATCCTTCAGAGTCCTCCACCCCACTGCTTCTGTCAGCCGCCCCTCCTGAGACTGGCCCTACAACTTTGGAACCCATTGAGGAAGAGCaggctccttctcctcctcccaaCAAATGCCTATGCCTCCAACGCAAACGTAAGAGAGTTGCTCCTTTAGTTCAATCTTCTCCACTTCCTCCGCTCGGAGAGACTTCTTCCAAGGCCCCCAAAGTCCAGGCACAAACAACTAGAGTTCCTACTCAGGAGTCTCCTCGAGTGGCAGAAGTCCCGACCCCTACTCCTGTCTGGGTCTTAGCTCTTGAACAGACTGGCCCTTCTACTGGAGACCAGCCCGGGATCTCTGCGACCCCTTCAACTCTTCCTGCGGCCCCCTCCCCGTCAGCTGCTCGCACCAGGGCATGGTCTCAGAGGAGTGAATATGATTTCACGGCGTCCTTGCGCCTACCCTTCGTGGCCGGACTAGATCCAGTAGGAGCTTCAACAGAGGCTAGTGGCATTCCTGTTCACGGTAGAATTCAGCTGCACGATGCCCTAGCCACCTTTTGGCGATCGGCCAACGAGCAGTTCTGGGGAGGCTcttga